The window TTCCAGGTCGTTAAGCCCGAATGGAGTTGGTTCCGTTACCAGTAAGCAAAAGTCAGCCCCATTCAGGGTCTGAATCACCGGACAGGAAGTTCCAGGAGGAGCATCCATAATAACCGTCCTGGTCGGCTCAGCATAGGTTTTAGCTTTTTTGATCAGGGGCGGAGACATGGGTTCGCCAACATTAAGCACACCCTGACAAAAAACCAGATCCTCACCTTCCTGAGGAACAACGCCTCTTTCCACCACTCCAATAATTTTCTCTCCCTCGCTAATGGCCTTTTCCGGACAAACATAACTGCAAACTCCACAGCCATGGCAGAGCTCGGGAAAAACCATCACCCGGTCTTTCAATACCGCCAAAGCATTAAACTCACAGTCTTTCGCGCAAATACCACAATAGGTGCAGAGAGCGCTATCAATGTGAGGAAGCGGAACCCCGACATCCTCTTTTTGCTGGATTTCGGCCTTGAGAAAAAGATTTCCATTAGGCTCTTCCACGTCACAATCAATATACTGGGCCTGGGGAATGGAAAGGGCAAGATTCGTGGCAATGGTTGTCTTGCCCGTCCCTCCTTTACCACTGGCAACCGCGATAATCATGAATATTTCTCTCCTGTTTCCAAGCTGATAAATGCCATGCCCCAAGTTACAAGCATAACATTCGGCTCCGCAGCCCGGCTAAACGACAGATTTTTTCGGGCTGCGGAAACCAGATTAAACCAATGTCTCCTGAAAAAGAGAATCAAAGGCACCTGTCCCTGAGGGTTGAATACGCTCAGAGACAGATCAAAGATTACAAAAAACGATCTTCTACCAGCGGCTTCGCCGACCGGCAGAGCGACCACGACCGCCACCAAAGGCTCGACCACGGCCGCCGCCTCTGGGCAAGCCGCCACGACCAGCCCCGTAATATACCGGCTGGCCGCCAATTGGCTGCCTAACCAGAGGACGGGAAGCTACTTGGCCAACTGCAGGACGGGCGCAATAACCCATCCCGCCACCGGTCATCGATCCTTGACCCTGGGGTCCTGTTCCATCAAATCCTGGCATAGTTGTCACCTCCTTCTCGAAATTTTTCGTTTTATAACTTCGCAGTTACAAGCTGTAACAGTTTAAAATAGATACTTATGCGGATAATTCCCTATCAGAAATTGCCTCGCCGGCCACCGCCGCCGCGTCCACCTCCACGGCCGCCGCCCATTCCCCGACCACCGCCGCCCATTCCCCGGCCGCCGCCCATTCCAGGGGCAGGGGGAACAACACCCTGAGACTGAGTCATTCCCGCATGATCCGCGACATTTGGACCAGTTGATGATTGCAGGCTTCCCTGTTCAAAATTTTTAACCGCTTCCCCAACCGTTCCTGAGGCTCCTGTCACCACCTGAACCCCGGCATCCTGAAGAACGGCAAAGGCGTTAGGCCCGCAATTTCCCGTCAGCACCGCCTTAACCCCTTTACCGACCACCATCTGGGCTGCCTGGGTTCCGGCACCACCGGATGCACCTTGAAACTCATTCGCCAAGGCTTCCGAACTGCCGGAATCCGAATCATAAATGATAAAATACTGACAACGACCAAAACGAGGATCAACCTGGGCATCCATGGTTGAACCGCTTGAACTCACTGCTATTTTCATGATCTTTTCTCCTTCCATCTACCTGTTTATAGGATGGACAAACCTAATTCGGTTGTCTTTTTAAGCTGGCCGATTTAATCAGCCGGTTGTTTTTGCTGTAATTGATCTTCCAATTGCTTAATTCTCGCTTCCAACTGCTCCAAGTTCTGCTGCCATCCGGCAGCCTGCTGCTGCAGAAACTGCAATTCAGCTTGGGGATCATAACCGTAAGCCTGGGGACTGCCATAGGGCATCCCCGGAACACCACGGTTCCAACCGCCAAAACGAGGGCCGTAGTTATAAGGACCGGGAACACCGGTGGCGCAGTAACCGCGTCGACCGCCGGTCATTGCCCCCATACCCTGAGGTCCTGTTCCATCAAATCCTGGCATCTGTCTCACCTCCCATGATTTTCAGCCGCGTTTTCCCATCATACGCCGACTATTAATTTATGCCGAATTAGGCTTGTCTAACTACACAGGTAAAAAATTTTAAAATCGCTGCAAGCGATATTGCTGCAGCTGCCCTTCCTGATATCGTTGCAAGGCGATAGAAAATGGCAGTTCAGCCGGGGTCAGATAGATGGGAGTCCCTGTCGCCTCGAGAATTTCCAGGGCTTTCGGCCCCACCTGCCCGCTCACCACCACTGCCACATCCCGATTTATAAGCATCTGAGCCGCCCCGGTACCGGCACCCATCGAGGCGCCGGCTGCCGGATTGGCCACATATTCAATCTCACCGCTCTGATCTTCAAGCAAAGCAAAGAAAGGACAACGACCGAACCGCGAATCCATCATCGCTTTCTCATTATTGTTGTCTACACTGAAAGCAATCAGCATACGTTAACCCTCAAAAATAACATCAATGCTCATGGCCACAGCCGGCAGCTCCGGAAATTTTTCCATCCAGATAGGCCTGCAGTACATTGCCCACATTTCCCCCGACCCCGGTTGCGACTTCGATACCGAATCCCTGAAACATTTCAATGGCTTTTGGCCCCATGCCCCCGGCAATCATGACATCGGCACCCAGAGATTTAATAAAAGTCGGCACCTGGCCGGGAACATGCTGCCCAAAATAAGGATTTTCAACCATCTCGGTTTTTTCAATCCGGTTATCATCCGTAACATAAGCAACCACATAAGCCGGACAGCGCCCGAAGTGCATGCTCATTTCACCATCAAGACCATTTTTGTCATTGGCCGCCAACGCTATCTTTCTCACTATTTTTCTCCTGCGTCTTTTAAATTTAAACTCTTAAAATCACAACGATCCATTATTCTTCAATAAAACACAGATTCTCTTCTCCCGTAGCCCAGGGACTTTCATATTTATTCAAAAAAACAAATTCACAGATAGGCTTACGGGAAGGCGCCCTGGAAGGGGTTTTCTCCGGATAGCCTAAAGGCATCAGGGCTACCAATGACACTCCAGCGGGAACTGAAAGCACTTTTTCGGCCGCCGGGGCATCAAAAAGTCCCAAAGTTACCGACCCCAACCCCAAAGAATGGGCAGCCAGAGCTAGGTTCTCACTTGCGAGGCCCACATCAAACATATACCAGGAGTCACCCTTATTGGTAGCCGCTTCACCATTGTAATAGCCTGAAAGCTCGTGTTTCCCCAAAATTGCCATGACCACCGGGGCCTGGAGTAATAATTTGCGAGCAGCATTCTCTTCCGGAACAGTCTGGACCAGCTGCTCTTTCACCCCCTGATCCCGAACGACAACAAACTCCCAGCATTGGGTATTGGCCCACGAAGGAGCGTACCGAGCCGCCTCAATAACTTTCTGCAATGTTTCGTTGTCAACATCCTGATCTTTAAATTTGCGAATACTACGCCTGGTCAGTAAACATTCTAAAGAATCCATCGCTCCCCCCTGCTATTGATTAAAAGTAG of the Pseudomonadota bacterium genome contains:
- a CDS encoding NifB/NifX family molybdenum-iron cluster-binding protein: MRKIALAANDKNGLDGEMSMHFGRCPAYVVAYVTDDNRIEKTEMVENPYFGQHVPGQVPTFIKSLGADVMIAGGMGPKAIEMFQGFGIEVATGVGGNVGNVLQAYLDGKISGAAGCGHEH
- a CDS encoding NifB/NifX family molybdenum-iron cluster-binding protein, giving the protein MLIAFSVDNNNEKAMMDSRFGRCPFFALLEDQSGEIEYVANPAAGASMGAGTGAAQMLINRDVAVVVSGQVGPKALEILEATGTPIYLTPAELPFSIALQRYQEGQLQQYRLQRF
- a CDS encoding ATP-binding protein; protein product: MIIAVASGKGGTGKTTIATNLALSIPQAQYIDCDVEEPNGNLFLKAEIQQKEDVGVPLPHIDSALCTYCGICAKDCEFNALAVLKDRVMVFPELCHGCGVCSYVCPEKAISEGEKIIGVVERGVVPQEGEDLVFCQGVLNVGEPMSPPLIKKAKTYAEPTRTVIMDAPPGTSCPVIQTLNGADFCLLVTEPTPFGLNDLELAVGVVRQMKIPFGVIINRSDSGDQSVVEYCQRENIPLLMEIPLNRDLAFAYSKGIPYVTENSEAKDQFGQLLVAIHKELQV
- a CDS encoding DUF5320 domain-containing protein, whose translation is MPGFDGTGPQGMGAMTGGRRGYCATGVPGPYNYGPRFGGWNRGVPGMPYGSPQAYGYDPQAELQFLQQQAAGWQQNLEQLEARIKQLEDQLQQKQPAD
- a CDS encoding DUF5320 domain-containing protein, whose amino-acid sequence is MPGFDGTGPQGQGSMTGGGMGYCARPAVGQVASRPLVRQPIGGQPVYYGAGRGGLPRGGGRGRAFGGGRGRSAGRRSRW
- a CDS encoding nitroreductase family protein — its product is MDSLECLLTRRSIRKFKDQDVDNETLQKVIEAARYAPSWANTQCWEFVVVRDQGVKEQLVQTVPEENAARKLLLQAPVVMAILGKHELSGYYNGEAATNKGDSWYMFDVGLASENLALAAHSLGLGSVTLGLFDAPAAEKVLSVPAGVSLVALMPLGYPEKTPSRAPSRKPICEFVFLNKYESPWATGEENLCFIEE
- a CDS encoding NifB/NifX family molybdenum-iron cluster-binding protein — protein: MKIAVSSSGSTMDAQVDPRFGRCQYFIIYDSDSGSSEALANEFQGASGGAGTQAAQMVVGKGVKAVLTGNCGPNAFAVLQDAGVQVVTGASGTVGEAVKNFEQGSLQSSTGPNVADHAGMTQSQGVVPPAPGMGGGRGMGGGGRGMGGGRGGGRGGGGRRGNF